A window of Glycine soja cultivar W05 chromosome 2, ASM419377v2, whole genome shotgun sequence genomic DNA:
GCTGTGCCAGCATAATAAAAGTGAGACCCGGACCCATGCGCTCCCACAACTCAAACTCTCCCTCTCCTCCCTCTAATTCCGCAGCAGCTAAATCAGACGCCATGGCCCTCATGCTATCACGAATCCAACTCATCACACTCTTCCCGAGATCCTTCTTCCCGAAAGGGTCTCCGTTCTGATGAAGAATACCCTCCTCCACCTCCAGAGGTGGACAagttcttcttctccttcttctactTTTGACATTAGTTTCACTGGTGTTAGTGGCGTTTCGAATCAGCCTAAATGAAGGAGGCAAAGAGAAACGCACGAGTCCGGAGGCGGAAGCATTACTACAACGGAAGTGCTGACTACTTGCAGTTGCAGGAGGGAGTCTACCACAGAAGAAGCAAGTGAGCGCTGTTTCCATAACTCTACTTTAGTGTTGCAATTCACAGCTTAGTCATTGGTTTATTCGAGAAGCGGCCAGGAAGGaaactaattttcttttcatttatgtGACAGAAGTGAAAGCGAAAAGCATGAGAGAACAAATTGCAACCCCAAGATCTCAGCTCTCACTCTGATTGGCTGCTCTGCGATTTTGTTGGCGTGGCGTGGCTGCCTTTAGCCCTTCTACTTCTTGCTCACGTGTTCCTTTCcccttctcttttttatttctttcttctcttcaatTTAATCCTCCCAAGCAAAtggctattattttttaaattaagtatttctattctttttaaATGGACAGGATTAATTATAAATGTGAACACGTATAATTGTCTACTATTCTCTCTTAATAATTCCTATTATTTTAAATCAgcctattttatgtttttttcattttctttctccaTTTATTATGtcgttcttttctttttagctttcaagattattttttctaaactaaatgaattagttttatttacttTGTGATTCCTTTACAATCTTATCTCTTAATTTCTGAAAATTGAATTTGACCCATTTAAACCCAAAATTTTGCCCGCCTTTCTTCTTGTTTTACTTTtgtttgctctttttttttctatcaaccaagaaaatataaattaataaaataaaatcatcagtaagaaaattgtttaataaaattgttcACCTTTTGTTGCTGTAAATCACTGCaaagcacaaaaaaaaatgaagaacttGTAGTCCACGATTGTTGGCGAAGGCGTCTCTAGTGAGGGTTGTGGCAAAGGTATCCCCCTATTTCTAATTTCAAATCAATCGAAAAGTATAAGAAGTAAATCAATATGTGATATGAGATATAGAAGATACAAATAGGGAGAGGAAGAGATTTATGAATCAAAAGCCAAATCAAATGGAaagataaatgaaaatttttccAAAAGGAAAGATAAAAGGACAAATAAATTCACAAAGAAAGAAACCAAATGTCAAACCTAAACAACTCTAAGAGCTTTAAGTTCGCAaatgatggcagaggcttcccAATGGCACCAACTAAAAATGGTGGACACAACAAGTGCGACAACGAGGACAAAGGAACACGACAACAAGGGTACACCACAACTATGGTGAGGGCACGTGAAGGAGAACAATGATGAGGGTGAGCAAAGCACGAGAGACACTAGGGTAAAAGTAAGTGATGAGTGCATAACTGAGGAAGATGAATGTGGGTCAAAGGTGGAAAAAGATTCTCAATCAAGATGATTTGTCAAAAACCCTCGTTAATTTCACTCGATCAcgacagttttttaaaaaattgacattAAAAGTGCTCTTCCTCAACGGCTTTTAGAAAACCATCATTGTCCATATccacttatttacaaaattatttttgcatttttgttaACTATCATTAATGGAGTGTTGCAAAAGACAATTTTTATAGTAGTGAattaatagtgtgtttggatggagcaaTTTAGTAGgagaattcattttttcaaggaacttaaaatgatttatgataaaatagcttgtttggatagaatatttgaaaggagatttattttttgggatttttatgaatcattttgattgactaaaacagtgtaatttcaaattctctaaaaaaatatagaatttgaaattcttttttcagaGATGTTCACTCTAACTCACGTTCTTGCTCGTAACTCTTTCTCGCTCAACACTCGCAACTACGGGTGATCAAAGTTTTTACGGCCGACATCgacataagttgtttttcactgatGTTGGTCGAggttttttttatgagaatttttttgtatgatgtcaaccaaagctattttttgccGATATcgactaagattttttttttaaatgatgtttgttagggttattttctcactAACGTCAATCATGAAAATTTTTTGCCGCCGTCAgccaaggattttttttgttattgtcatacaggtttttttagttgatgttgaccaatgatttttttggccgacgttggctagattttttctactgacattggtaatgactaacttttgagtagaCACATGCTAGGGTTTTTCAGCCGACGTCAACAAGGTTTTTCCAGTCAAAGCTATCTTTTAGTCAATATCAGCTAGGGTTATTTTTTAGTCGATGTTAGCTAGGGTGTTTTGGCTAATGTCTACTAGATTTTCTTATCTAATGTCGGTTagaatttttttgttgacatcAACTAGGGTTTTCTGGCTGATATCAATCGGAGttatttcttaaccacattagctaagttttttggttgatgttggctaggGCTTTTTCTGCTAACACCAGCTAGGTATTTTTGACCAACATCGGGTATGACTATTTTTAGTTGACATCGACTAGGTTCTTACAGTTGACATCCACTAGAATTTTTTCGACCGACATCAGTgagagctattttttagccaacatcagtcaaggctattttatagccgatgttgggtagggttttttgtccgacattggtcagggctattttttagccaacttcgACTAGGAATTTTTTGGTCAACGTTGACTAATGATATTTTTCGACCGACATCGGGTAGGTTCTATTGGTCAGCATCGACCAAACTATTTTTTAGCCGATATTAgatagatttttttgtcaacgccTGCTAGGATTTTTTAGGTCAACGTTGGCTAAAAATAGCCTTGGTCAATGTCGTTCGAAAAGAACCTAGTCGGTGTCGGTCAAACAAACCCTGGCCGATGTTAGtaaaaaaacctagccaacattgactgaaaaatagactcaacTAACGATAACCGAAAAATAGTCCCGATTGACGTCAGCTGACAAATATTCGTGACATACTTTAACAAAAAAACCCTATTTGATGTCGACCGAAAAATAGTCTTGATTGATGTCGGTTTAAAAACATCACTGGTTGTGGTCAGACAAAACAACCgtagttaaaattattaatattttgtatttttgaattattaaaaattgaaaaatattttttaattaatatttcaaaattaaattgtgtttgttttctataaagtttagtattaaattgaaattttgcatatggagAAAATTGAATTACCCTatttaaacaaagaatttaaaattaaaaaaaatttgaattgatttatccaaacaaagtatttaaaaatgaaggaaattaaaatcaaaacaattcaaattctagacatttcaaattctctaaaattttgaatagaCCCATATTTCCATAGTGTATAATTATGTTgaattaaacatttaaattcattatggtctttgttaatttatttggaTACTCCAATTGATTAAATTTACCTTCGTGATTTAAAGTCTAAGTGCATTCCATGTGGTTCCAAGGTTTGTTGGATAATTAATAATACTAGTTGGATAATTATTATCTTGACAAAACGCTGTCAAATGTGAATACATAGCTTTTAAAGCCAATAAAATTTTCACAATTCACGACATTTATAGACTGATCAAGGAGGAGTAGGTAATAGTAATTGTGATTCTTCTCTTGCTGCCACTGGCTTGTTGATTATACATACGTACTCGATGACATCAAATGCTCAATTATTGATTCCTTAATTGGCACGAAGTAAAGTCGAAAAGTACTGGATCTACAAGGAAGAAACAATGAACCTAGAGTTTGGAGCAATGGCACTAGGTTGGACGATGTGGTGGTTAAGCACACAGTCCAACTCCTTCTGAAACCTCTCCATGGCTTCAGAAGGCAAACAAACCGGTATAACCAACCCTTCCTCTCCTTTAGCATTCTTAAAGGGTATGTAAAAGCTAGCAACACCAGGTATGGCTCCAACCCCTCCCTTGGCGGGTCCTCCATAAACAGCCTTCCCCCACCCAAACTCAATGTTTCCAAACCCAGCACGAGTCACATCCGACACGAGATACGATCTCACAACAGTGAAGTGAGGCCGGCCCTTGGTGACCATTAAATCAGCCACCGAGTGCATGTATTCCTCAGTCACATCCGCTTTGGCTTTCCTCACCAACTCGAGAGCGTATCCCAAAGGGTTATCGCACAGCTTCCCCGCAGTGGTGACAGCAACGGGGAAGGCAAAAGCGTTGCCGTAGTAACCGCTAGGCAGAGGAGGGTCAAACTTGGAGCGAGCGTTGACTATGCAGAGGATGCGAACCTCCTCGTCTTTGTCGGGCTGCAGCGCAATGGTGCGGCAGCGCCAGAGGCATGCGGTGAGGACCTCGAAGTTGGAGCAGCGTTGATCAGTTTGGGGGATGAGGGAGCGGATGGCGGCGACTTCACTGGGGCCGAAGAAGAAAGAGCGATGGGCCATGTGGTCTAAGGGGATGATGGTGCCTTTGGTGTCAGGGACATGTTCGTATTCGCGGTGGGTGCATGTGACTCGAGGTGGGTCCCGCGCGTTCAGGAGCTCTCTGCGCCACACCGGTGGGATCGACGGCTCCTGCCTCCCACGAGCTATTTCTCCCAGCGCGCTCATGAACTGAACCAGACCGGCTGCGTCGCTCATCGTGTGGTTCAGCCGGACAGCTAATATGAAACCCCCGCACTTGAGCCGCGTTACCTGCGCCCAATTCAACTTTCTTTCTCAGCCTTAAACTTTTCCAAAAACCATATTCTTTTACTTTATAggattattattatatcttcTCCTCTTCATTATCAGAATTGTAATCTATTAACTCATTATTATATACCTGAATAAGCAGAAGGGGAGTGTTAAGCACTCCTTGAGAACCAGGTACATCATAAAGGAGTTCCTCCCAGCACGGGAAAGGAGGTTGAAGAGCATCACCAAATTGCTTAAGAGTGACATCTGCATCAGCCTCAATGAACAAAACACCTTCCCCAGTACAATCCACCATCAGTTTCCGACCAAGTCCTTCCCTAAGCCTACCTGCAAAAGGATAGTAAAACACAAGCGTTTTGGCCACAGCCTTTCTTATCACATCGACAGGGTCTTTCCCTGCCATTGATGGGTCGTGGCGATAGAACTGTATCACCGGAATTTGGAAACGTAACCCATCTTGGTCATCTATGTCTGAGAGTAGCTTCACTTCACGAGGGGTGGGCTTCGCCGGAGCTATCAGCTCTGCCTCACTCCTCCTCACAGTAAACACTAGTGATGTGTCCATTACCCGAATGATAATGATTCAAGGTACTAAGGTGCTGCTACGACTGAAACGAACAGCACttgtatgtgtatatatataataatggaATGGAAATATTGCATGACCCACATCGTGTTTTCCCACTCTACTGCTGCCTGCTTTAATTATGTTCTTTGGGGAAACATGGAGCGTGATGCGACGTACGCTATCACCATGGGAACAGGCGTTTTAAATTATTGGTCCATCCTTCtaccaattaattatttttaccttAATCTTTGGATTTCTTGGtggtattattttatattaatactaactaaaagtaaaaataataaattccaACTAAATATgctaaacaatatttatttaaaataaataaaaatgtatttttaaactAACATAACATGACTTTAATTGATAAGTTTTAAATTATGGCGGCTGGATGTCTTTTTGCAAAGATTAAGTCGAAATTagcttttaattttcataatatatgtttatttttattttaatctaaaaaattattagttttggtttttattaattttccgTGTGGtcgtttatgtttttttaattcttctaaaataataatttttatataattttcttttatattcgaatatttttatcttaataattACTATTTCTAAATACTAAATTCGTTTTTTAAtatctattaattaaaatacgtgtaatatatatttaatgtttataataatatttcttataGGGAATATATATTGTGTACTAATATAAAAAGGAACTttagtgtaatatttttaaacattaaaaaaataatctaatataTAATAATCGACTGTGCATGCATACATCAATAATACCAAATTTATGTAGTTTAAATTTTAGAGCAaattatgtttaatattttttaagatttttttaattacacataatatcttttttatttaatgtttataatatctttttaataGGGAGTAATATATAAAGAGACTTTAgagtaatattttcaaatattaaggagaaccaataaaaatagagagaatataaaataacaaaaaaattgactcggtaaaataataataaaattatcaaagatTCACCTCATGACTTTTTACAATGTGTTGACTCTTTATTGGTAGAGTCAGTCTCCTGATAAATAtagtaaaagtataaaatatgaCAAATTCTTGGTTGGTGTGAGTAGATAATTTAGGATTCATTTTAAGAGAAATAGTGATGATGACTTTTTTAACAACGACTTGACCTACGTCGTTCTAACTTCTAAGTCGCCCCACAAATGACAAATTAATACTGCTACTGAGTCTCGATAGTGCATGCATACAACAATAGGTACGAAatttatctagtttaaattttatagaacaaattatgtttaatattttttaattacacataatatcttttttttttaatgtttatgatAATCTTTCTTATAGAGAGTATTGTGTACTAATATATAAAGGGGTTCTAgagttatatttttaaagattggAGAAATAATCTAATATATAAGAGAATGTTTTCAAACATTGAGGGATTTAGTGTAGAATATAAATAAAGAGTGGTtatgtgtgtattttttatattaaaaaaaacaggaAGTATAAGTATAGCTTGCACATatattaagtttaaaatatagagttgcataaaaaatttagaaagaaaattttaccatttatatattagttttatctttcataaaaatacatacaatcttataaaaaagagaGTATAAAATTGGACAATGTCTTGGCTCATTTAGCATGTGTAATATGGAGTTAATTGCTTACAAAACATTGTTATTGTAAGTTTATGAAAAGAGTATGAGGAaagatgaagaaacatatgaggtttgtgtcttttgtgcttgaaaagatagaaaaagaaaaataattaagtttgttaattacattaaataattatttaataaagtcTTATATTTGaggatcaataaaaatatattttatttttataagatcaaattaatatgaaaatttttatgatgattaaatcaatattttttaaattttacaaggacaccaaacatattttatgcataattatatttatataattaaatttgtaacaaataaaaacaacaaataaactatattggaaataaaacataacaaataaatatctttcaaaatataaattatattgtatatttacaatgaataatttaaattatgaatttatgttataagataatatttcaaacaattaacaaaatattatttatatttaatttagaaataaaattaaaagagaatggattaaaaagataaacggttaagaatataaaaagataataataatgtagtttaaaataattgagagaaatttttaattaattgttagaaTAGTGTATGCATGCATATTCAAGTTGTgttttctaatttataatataaaaatattttgttaatatcAATATTAATAACTGATATTATGGAAAATcgaatatatattattgattttttaattaattaaagataaatattaaattgtctttatataaccttttatttttaataccaACTATAAGTTAACGTGGATAAGACCGTATAGATTGGGTAGTCTCTTTTTAGAAGAATTGTTATATATTAACATCCGGCATGGAGAGATTAGTACAAGTGATTGTTGATGGAATATAATTATAACATTCTAAAACCCAAAACGACAAATTGATATTTGTTACAAAAGCAACAATGGGCCCCCCTGACGAATATTCTCGTATTCCCATTTCCTCGAAAATTTCCAAAGTAGGAAGAGTTCTCCATCTGCATCAGCATGTAGTGGAGTTGTTGACCATGGGTTGGTGGGAGTAGGAATCTGTTcactttttaatgtaattatatttaaattttaaaggtgTACCACCTGCCTAAAAAAGTAAAGtgcaatattatttattatatattttaataaaagattttgGACCTTTTGTCTTCAATTGTGTaacttttcaataattttatatttttatacttcctATTGTTGAAAATACTTTCGTCGCTACGATATTAAATTTGAaggattttctttaaaaaaaatattaaggattttgaatattaattgaaatcatagagtttaaaaaaaacttaaatatatttctaaccCTATAAAGATTTCTCTACTTtagtttttataagatttttttctttgttataatatttataaaactataaatttgttataaattgTATAGTtggtaaaataatataagtttttatttatttcacatGCGAATGTgactaaataatttatttagccaaaaaattcttattcaatttcttatataaaattttattggaaTAAAGACAATCATATTTACCCAATGAAACTAATATTTGACCTAATACATTTTAACTTggatttatagttttttatctaagaaaaaatattatgttgtttttatttatattgaaaaatatttattttagtcttattatttaaatttttctctaatatataattttaatatcattaataaatACCAACACAGACTAAaactataaaacaaaattttagaaaaaccaaatttgacaaaaaaaattattaggattaaaataaaaaagaagaaaggttaTTACAAGTATCAGAAACATAAAAGTCAAAATCATATTGAGAGCATGAAAGTCTTTCATCAAAAATTAAAGTGTATTTAAGATTGTTAAAAGATTCAACACTTCGATATAAAAATCTATTTAACTCATTATTATATTTCACCCATGAGTAAATATTTCTGGTAGTCTTAGTAGACGGTAAATCTTTCTTGGTGTCATGTTATTTCCCTTATGTTTTGGTTAGTaactactttttatttattttgtctcttgttttttttagagttaATTCAgcttttggttctttttttaaaaaaaaaattatttttagtacctaaataatttttttgatgtttttggttctttattttttttatttataattttagtctttattattAAGTAACAGCGTTATCTGATAATATGATTGTTACATTGGATGTCCAATGACTTATTATGTCATCAAAGAGTCTAACAAGATTATTGCAtgtaagaaaaattatgtttttaatccttGATCAACTAGTTTGACATGATAATCTAATAGAGCGTTACATTATCGATTAACTAATAATATACCATACCAATgacatatattaaaattaaacataaaaatatttctggtaataaagaaaaaaaaatattttagacagTAAAATTAGAATGGATCATCCTGTAAAATGAGACATTTAAAATAGAAGtataatgtttttaataaatacaaatatccTGTAAAAATAATAGAAGTATAATATTGTTAATAAATAGTATGTTGtacaattttaagaaataataaattacattatgaaattgtgatatTAAATAagactttaatatatatatttttaatttttttttatagagcaGCTCCTTAGCTTATGTCCATAAGGCCCATGATATTGATACTCTGTTTGATCTTGGCAGTTGGCACCCTCaccttttttttgttgacaaaaatatctttaatgtAAACTTTAATCTTTTTTGAGGTAATTAACCGTATTTATTTTGTCTACaccaaaagttttttaaaaatcgtaATTTTAGACTGATATCTTGCTTACAATATCGTGCAGATATTGTGACATTTGCATATATACATTGAGTATATTGTGTATTTAGGTAAGCATAATATATGTTTAAGGGTAAATAGCATAATTAAGGACAATTAAGCCATTTACACCTAAACATAAGCTATACTTTCCTAAATATGGGATATATATGCACTACTTGTATGATTTATGGATATCAATatctttttgtaatattttaggCAAGAGATCAGCTTACAACTTGACTACTCCAGGCTATAAtgtatgaataatattatttgtactataaattttacaataatgacagagaaagagataaaaaaaaaaggaaaaaaaaaagagatgtaACGAGTGATATGATACAGAGACATAGAGATAAAGAGTtttgttgaataattttttgtaaaaataatataattgacaCATCAAGTTGATGATAAATTAAGGTATATAGAATTTAGACCTCAAGGTTGGAGTGGAATTAATTCCAAATCAAGCTCGTAAAGTTCTTTAGTGTAACTAGGAATATGCAATTTCCATTTCCTTGCAGCAGCCACTATGACCTTGGCCATCTTAGTGAATGGACTCCCCGTGGGATTGAAATCTAGTCTTTTTAACGTAATAATGtcaaattcctgcaataatttAATGAGAAATTCGTTTCTAACATTTATACCTCATATCATATGAttccttgaaaaatataacTCAGAAACAACTTggtttcttgaaaaaaataacttcatCAATTTAAGGAAAtgactaatttattattattatttagattaaggactaaatttatattttttggtttctaattataagagaaatttatttatctatttacataaaatatttatctaatttttagatatattaattatttatttacacactcatacataattatttttttcaaatattaattaagaaaagataatagaagTGAATTTGATTATAGTAATTAGGGTATTtaagtgaaataaaaaatgttatttcccCCCTGAAGGCTGAAGGAGCGAATATGGAGGAGGAGTGGTTGAAACTTGTGAAAGGAGAGCGAGACGAACAGCGTCTGGCTGGGCTTCTTCTGGTAACCAAGTTCTGCAAAGCTGAGGATCAGTCCTCAGTCCGTAGGGTCTACGATGCGCTTGGACCTCACTTTCTCTATCGCCTCCTCAGAACCGCTATGGCAAGTGGAGGAGGAGGCCTCAACGATAACCGCAACGCCTACTTAAGCTTATCCATCACGCTTCTTGCCGCATTTTGTCGTGTTCCCGATATTGCTTCCTCGGAGGACATGCTTTTCCATATCCCCCTTGTCTTGGAAGTAATATCCACCAGGTAATGTTCTGAACTCAACTTTGTTTCATATGCTATCagcctttgttttgttttgagcaactgcctttttttaattatagtaaTTTCTCTTGTTTAGGTCTGTCTTATCTGTTCTCGAAGAATGCTATGAGTTTCTATACTTGGTGTCTGCTGCTTCTGAAAGTGGATTCGCGAGATTTTTCGAATCCGGAGGCATCAAGATGCTAGCTTCTCAAATGCGTTCTCTGCAAGATGGTAAGTAAGATCTCTTTGTCTGCTTCTGCATGTAATGCTTGCTTGCGTGCTCCATACTGGAGCGAAACTGTTGGtcagttaattaatttttttattttgtattttatattggGGGTAATAATCTAATACAATGTATGCAAAAGCTAGGAATTGTAAGGTAACTTAAGCTGAGGCTGTATATTGTGTGCATAACTATCCGTGTGTTTGAGCTCTGGAACTGATATCAACAAGATATTGTTCCAGAAGCTGTGTACAAATTCACAAAATAAGGAAATACAAGACACTGCAGGAAATTTGAGCATCTCTCTTCCTTACACCCCAAAGTCAACCTTACTTTTTCATTTACCGGTCATCTCAAAGTTTACCATTATATCTATGTAtagttaatcaatttttttccgCACCTGGGGATTTTATTTGGTGTCTCCAAGAATTTGTCTATCTAGAGATTTCATTGTATACAATTCAGTAGGATTAATATTGCCATTCTTCTTTATAGTAACTACCTTTCTAGTGCCATATGTATACACATCTACTAACATGTGTATTATGAACTTCTGCTCCTAATTGTTGTTTATGCATCATAATTCACAATAGTCAAGCACTATGCAGGTTCACATCTGATGGAATTATCTTTTAAACTTTTGCAATTGATTCTGGGTAGGACGTCCTCGGACATAATTCAGAATAATGACTTATCTGAAATCTCAGTTATTGTAAGTGactttattaatatttctattttgtagTTAATTTGTTCTCATTTTGATTTGCTAATCTTGCATCTTGGTGAAGCAATACTTTTTGACATGTCTCTCTACAGGTGGCAGCACTAGCAAGGCAGTTTGCTGTCTTGCACAATTCCTTGAAATTTGAAGCTCTCCACCTACTAAATGCCATTCTTTCCTCAAAAGATTCAGTATGTCATCTTGTCTTACTCTGTTTCCTTCAGTCATGCTTTTTATGGTGTAGTGATATTCTAATATACTTGATGATGAAAGCTCTTTTAAATTGATATATGGCACTGGAATTTGGTATATATGGGGTTGTTGTCTCTTTACTGATATTTATCCAATTTACTCCTGGATAAGAAATTGGATGTTGTTCCCCATATTTGACTCATCTCTCTACAGTGTAAATCTAGTGCATTTACTTGTTAAAATATTGGCTCTAAGATATGTTTTTTGTCCCTAATTTTAGTTGCTTTTGGTCCCTATTaaaaaacattcatttttttatccctAAAGAATTTTCTGTTACCAACTTTAATCCTTTTGTTAAGTTGGACTAATAGAGTACACTATAGGTA
This region includes:
- the LOC114377355 gene encoding benzyl alcohol O-benzoyltransferase-like, whose amino-acid sequence is MDTSLVFTVRRSEAELIAPAKPTPREVKLLSDIDDQDGLRFQIPVIQFYRHDPSMAGKDPVDVIRKAVAKTLVFYYPFAGRLREGLGRKLMVDCTGEGVLFIEADADVTLKQFGDALQPPFPCWEELLYDVPGSQGVLNTPLLLIQVTRLKCGGFILAVRLNHTMSDAAGLVQFMSALGEIARGRQEPSIPPVWRRELLNARDPPRVTCTHREYEHVPDTKGTIIPLDHMAHRSFFFGPSEVAAIRSLIPQTDQRCSNFEVLTACLWRCRTIALQPDKDEEVRILCIVNARSKFDPPLPSGYYGNAFAFPVAVTTAGKLCDNPLGYALELVRKAKADVTEEYMHSVADLMVTKGRPHFTVVRSYLVSDVTRAGFGNIEFGWGKAVYGGPAKGGVGAIPGVASFYIPFKNAKGEEGLVIPVCLPSEAMERFQKELDCVLNHHIVQPSAIAPNSRFIVSSL